The DNA segment CATATAAACCAAAAAAAGAATCAAAAATTTGTTTCGTTAGGTGGATGGCGAAACAAAAGAGCGGAATAAAGAATGAATGCCGAATTTGTTCACCGCTAGATTCCTTCACTCTGAACCAATAAGCAACAAATTTAAAGATCGATGGATTCGTTTCCTTTGTTTCGCAAGATTTCGAGTAAATCTGGATTTTCCAAACAGTCTTTCGCCAAATCAGATTCAAATGCTTCCACTAACATCCGTAAGGAAACATTGGAAGTTTCAAAATTCGAACCCCCGTCCACTGAATCAGAAAAAATAGGAAGTACAATATAAAACGGAATCGTTAACCAAGAAACAATCCTACGACCTTGGATTGGGTATGTATAATCACGTATGATTTTTTTGTCTTCGCGGTCCATCAGAGTGAAGGTTACATTGGAATGGGTCTCCACAAACGAGGGAAAAATCCCAAGTGTGAGTAAAAACATAACCGCAGAAATCCCTGCTGTCTCAGTTCCAGTTTTGCTTGTATACGTTAGGTTTAATTTGGAAGTCCGACTGAGTTTGAAAAGTTTTGATTTTGCCAGTTCGAATTCAAGGGCTGGCGAATTGTATAAATTGGCTTTTGGAGATTCTTCCACACGGATGAGATGGAATCTGATTTTATCCCCAGTGATTTTATCTGGGTCAACTGGCGTTTGATTCGATTCATTTGCTAATGCAAAATAATGGAAATTACAAGAAATTAAAGTAAGGAAAACAAATGCGAAAAAACACCGAATCACGAATTTCATACGTCCCGTTATTCTGCCATACAACCATCCCAACTGCAAGCGGATTTCCGCACAAGGGGGAGTAGCGGAAATCCTTTCGCATAAGCGAAAGATTGCAGCGGATCACCCGGTCCCTTTCCCTTAGGAAAGGGATGTGCCCCCAATCCCTTCCTTACGATAGTTTTCTTTGTACTTAGTATAATTGTTTGCCGTGCGGGTGATGATCTCGCGGTCTTTGTCTGTGATGTCGCGGATGATTTTGGCGGGACTACCCATCACAAGGACACCGGGAGGGATTTTTTTCCCTGGAGGGACAAGGGATCCAGCGCCCACAAAGGACCACTCCCCAATCTCCACATCGTCCATGAGCATGGCTCCCATCCCCACAAAACTATGATCTTTCAAAACACATCCGTGGATGGTCGCATGG comes from the Leptospira ellinghausenii genome and includes:
- a CDS encoding gamma carbonic anhydrase family protein — translated: MIRSFQGHTPSIHPTAWVAPSADVLGKVSIGEESSIWFQCVLRGDVNSITIGKHVNIQDMTLVHVARDLFPVTIGDYVSIGHHATIHGCVLKDHSFVGMGAMLMDDVEIGEWSFVGAGSLVPPGKKIPPGVLVMGSPAKIIRDITDKDREIITRTANNYTKYKENYRKEGIGGTSLS